One region of Elusimicrobiota bacterium genomic DNA includes:
- the pgl gene encoding 6-phosphogluconolactonase has translation MKVPAINVERFPDLESMSRRAAGFVRAFARECARERGRFCLALSGGRTPRRLYELLADSPLREEMPWACTHLFWTDERCVARESQDSNYRLALETFLSRVPIPVENIHPMPSNTASREAAARAYELSLRSFFAGSSATFDLILLGVGSDGHTASLFPDDKSLAERERWVLAVEGVRASPPVPRLTLSLAAIDAARAALFLSCGEEKRRFSDLMEEGRALPDFPALLVRPMEALDWYWAPG, from the coding sequence ATGAAAGTTCCCGCCATAAACGTGGAGCGCTTCCCGGATTTGGAAAGCATGAGCCGTCGCGCGGCCGGCTTCGTGCGGGCCTTCGCCCGGGAATGCGCGCGAGAACGGGGGCGTTTTTGCCTCGCGCTCTCGGGCGGCAGGACCCCGCGCCGCCTCTACGAGCTGCTGGCTGACTCGCCGCTGCGGGAGGAAATGCCGTGGGCTTGCACCCATTTATTTTGGACCGACGAGCGCTGTGTTGCGCGTGAAAGTCAGGACAGCAATTATCGCCTGGCGCTGGAGACTTTCCTGTCGCGCGTTCCCATCCCCGTTGAAAACATCCATCCGATGCCGTCGAACACGGCCTCGCGCGAGGCCGCGGCGCGCGCCTACGAGCTGTCGCTCAGGAGCTTTTTCGCGGGGTCCTCCGCGACGTTCGACTTGATCCTTCTGGGAGTCGGCTCCGACGGCCACACGGCGTCGCTATTCCCCGACGATAAGTCTCTCGCGGAGCGAGAGAGGTGGGTTCTCGCCGTTGAGGGCGTTCGCGCAAGCCCTCCCGTACCAAGGCTCACTCTTTCCCTTGCCGCCATCGACGCAGCAAGGGCCGCCCTCTTCTTGTCTTGCGGAGAGGAAAAGCGCCGGTTCTCTGACTTGATGGAAGAGGGCCGCGCCTTGCCCGATTTTCCCGCCCTACTGGTCAGGCCGATGGAGGCCCTCGACTGGTATTGGGCCCCGGGGTGA
- a CDS encoding low molecular weight protein arginine phosphatase — MAAPKRILFVCTANACRSVMAEKLLNKAASERGLYWEARSCGLAAEHYFRVPPPTLAALLQAGIPQVEHKPRLVHRELLQWADLVLAMTRRHRDALTDHFPEHARKVAIFLEHVGLSGDIEDPMGGPPEKHFECCKTIARAVEALLDKTQEKPIRPQG, encoded by the coding sequence ATGGCCGCGCCCAAAAGGATATTGTTCGTCTGCACGGCCAACGCCTGCAGGTCGGTCATGGCCGAAAAGCTTCTCAACAAGGCCGCCTCGGAGCGGGGCCTTTATTGGGAGGCTCGCTCCTGCGGCTTGGCGGCCGAGCATTATTTCCGGGTTCCCCCCCCGACTCTCGCGGCCCTGCTCCAAGCCGGCATCCCACAGGTGGAGCATAAGCCGCGCCTCGTGCACCGGGAGCTTTTGCAGTGGGCCGATCTCGTTCTGGCCATGACCCGCCGCCACCGCGACGCGCTTACGGACCACTTCCCGGAGCACGCCCGCAAAGTCGCGATATTCCTCGAGCACGTGGGGCTTTCAGGCGACATCGAGGACCCCATGGGAGGCCCGCCGGAGAAGCACTTCGAGTGCTGCAAGACCATAGCCCGAGCCGTAGAGGCGCTGCTGGACAAAACCCAGGAGAAGCCTATTCGGCCGCAAGGATGA
- a CDS encoding Nramp family divalent metal transporter yields the protein MAEAIDAGQMPAWGVEDIPPPPRGAKGVLSWLGPGVVAMGIAIGTGEWLLGPMLTVKYRGGILWVGLVAVALQLVLNLQCLRYTIATGEPIFTGFMRCRPGPRFWALFYIVIELGSIWPSMAATCATALAPLILGRMPTEADRGFVLFLAHAIVMVCVLALAFGGKVYLMMEKAMAFMVLWILGYLIFVDAFYADASSWGAVGKGFLNFGHIPAGADWLMLAAFANYAGLGGLGNATISNYARDKGWGMGAAVGAIPALVGGKGVQLSHLGKTFPLSQENLSRWRGWWRQAWRDQGLWAVGCLGGIALPAILSLQFVSPQTAAGPWAVAAQQAEGVARQAGPLFWQLTLLCGFWILFSTQLGAVEIYPRRWTDLLWSGFPSLREKPPEAVKYVYYSIVALYALWANIALHLAKPLSMVIFAANAESMITVWLSMHVLWVTCRYLPEPLRPRLWERAGLVACSLFYATLAVRVLFFTPEGLFSLLRS from the coding sequence ATGGCGGAGGCGATTGACGCCGGCCAAATGCCGGCCTGGGGCGTCGAGGATATTCCCCCGCCGCCTCGGGGAGCCAAAGGCGTTCTTTCCTGGCTGGGCCCGGGCGTCGTCGCCATGGGCATCGCCATCGGCACCGGTGAATGGCTGCTCGGGCCCATGCTCACGGTCAAGTACCGGGGCGGCATCCTCTGGGTGGGGCTCGTCGCCGTGGCTCTCCAGCTCGTCCTGAACCTCCAGTGCCTGCGCTACACCATCGCCACCGGAGAGCCCATATTTACGGGCTTCATGCGCTGCAGGCCGGGGCCGCGCTTTTGGGCCCTCTTCTACATCGTCATCGAGCTCGGCAGCATTTGGCCCAGCATGGCCGCGACCTGCGCCACGGCCTTGGCCCCATTGATCCTGGGCCGCATGCCCACGGAGGCCGACAGGGGCTTCGTCCTTTTCCTGGCGCACGCCATCGTCATGGTCTGCGTGCTCGCCCTGGCCTTCGGGGGCAAGGTCTATCTCATGATGGAGAAGGCCATGGCCTTCATGGTGCTCTGGATCCTCGGCTATCTCATTTTCGTGGACGCGTTCTACGCGGACGCCTCGTCCTGGGGCGCGGTGGGCAAGGGTTTTCTAAACTTCGGTCACATCCCCGCCGGAGCGGATTGGCTGATGCTGGCGGCCTTCGCCAACTACGCCGGCCTGGGTGGGCTTGGCAACGCCACCATCTCCAATTACGCCCGGGACAAGGGCTGGGGCATGGGTGCGGCGGTGGGAGCCATACCGGCCCTTGTCGGCGGCAAGGGAGTCCAACTCTCTCATCTCGGCAAGACCTTCCCGCTGAGCCAAGAAAATTTGTCGCGCTGGCGGGGCTGGTGGCGCCAGGCCTGGCGCGACCAGGGACTGTGGGCCGTCGGGTGCCTCGGCGGGATCGCTTTGCCCGCCATCCTGTCTTTGCAGTTCGTTTCGCCCCAGACCGCGGCAGGCCCCTGGGCCGTGGCCGCCCAGCAGGCCGAGGGAGTGGCCCGGCAGGCCGGGCCCCTATTCTGGCAGCTGACGCTTCTCTGCGGATTTTGGATACTATTCTCCACTCAGTTGGGAGCCGTCGAGATCTACCCGCGGCGCTGGACCGACCTTCTCTGGAGCGGATTCCCCTCCTTGAGGGAGAAGCCCCCCGAGGCCGTGAAATACGTTTACTACAGCATAGTGGCCTTGTACGCCCTTTGGGCCAATATCGCCTTGCATCTGGCCAAGCCGCTCTCCATGGTGATTTTCGCGGCCAACGCGGAATCCATGATCACGGTGTGGCTTTCAATGCACGTGCTCTGGGTGACCTGCCGCTACCTGCCCGAGCCGCTTAGGCCCAGGCTTTGGGAGCGCGCGGGGCTGGTGGCCTGCTCCCTGTTTTACGCGACCCTCGCCGTGCGCGTGCTCTTCTTCACGCCGGAGGGGCTCTTTAGCCTTCTGAGATCCTGA
- a CDS encoding mandelate racemase/muconate lactonizing enzyme family protein: protein MKTNPGSITSVHAYLLSCPLNEPLEFSFGQKRERATALVEVRTRNGLSGWGEANWGGTAAGGKAFLSLVEERVKPLLRGRDPFHAERIWQELDQLDHDANRVSAAGAVDTALYDLMGRSLGKPLYDLLGGAWRLAVPVYASDLMIIPVRALERRARVLAEKGFRGVKMRIGRAPHEDPGRVALVRRALGPNIKLFADANGRYDRAQALKVGRALEAFGLEHLEEPLPKWDIEGCAELSRKIGIPIAAGECAHLYHMKELLARGAAQVIQPDATVNGLTETRKILALAQAYRAQVVMHNFEAGVGLAAMLHAAASSPLMAQLQELDTNPSPFRDELLTEPIALKNGSLAVPRKPGLGVEINRKTLKKYLIGFC, encoded by the coding sequence ATGAAAACAAATCCCGGCTCCATCACCTCGGTTCATGCCTATCTCTTGAGCTGTCCCCTAAATGAGCCTCTGGAATTCTCCTTTGGGCAAAAGCGCGAGCGCGCCACGGCCCTCGTCGAGGTGCGGACCAGGAACGGACTCTCTGGCTGGGGCGAGGCCAACTGGGGAGGAACCGCGGCAGGCGGAAAGGCGTTCCTGTCTCTCGTCGAAGAAAGGGTCAAGCCTCTCCTACGGGGCCGGGATCCGTTTCACGCCGAGAGGATTTGGCAGGAATTGGACCAGCTCGACCACGACGCCAATCGCGTCTCGGCTGCCGGGGCCGTGGACACCGCCCTATACGACCTGATGGGCCGCTCCCTGGGCAAGCCGCTTTATGACCTCTTGGGCGGAGCCTGGCGCCTGGCGGTCCCGGTCTATGCCAGCGATCTCATGATCATTCCCGTCCGGGCCCTCGAGAGAAGGGCCCGTGTCCTGGCGGAAAAAGGATTCCGAGGAGTGAAGATGCGCATTGGAAGAGCCCCCCATGAGGACCCCGGGCGGGTTGCCTTGGTGCGCCGAGCTTTGGGTCCAAATATCAAGCTCTTCGCGGACGCCAATGGGCGTTACGACCGGGCCCAAGCCCTGAAAGTGGGGCGAGCCCTCGAGGCCTTCGGGCTCGAGCATCTAGAGGAGCCTCTCCCCAAGTGGGACATAGAGGGCTGCGCCGAGCTCTCGCGAAAAATCGGCATCCCGATCGCGGCCGGAGAATGCGCGCATCTCTACCACATGAAGGAGCTCTTGGCGCGGGGAGCCGCCCAGGTCATACAGCCCGACGCCACCGTCAATGGACTCACCGAGACCCGCAAAATCCTGGCTTTGGCCCAGGCCTACCGGGCCCAGGTCGTTATGCATAATTTCGAGGCCGGGGTTGGGCTGGCCGCCATGCTCCATGCGGCCGCCTCAAGCCCCCTCATGGCCCAGCTCCAAGAGCTCGACACCAACCCCAGCCCCTTCCGGGACGAGCTCCTGACCGAGCCCATCGCGCTCAAAAACGGCTCCCTGGCCGTGCCCCGAAAACCAGGTCTGGGCGTCGAGATCAACCGAAAAACCCTCAAGAAATACCTGATCGGGTTCTGTTGA